The Candidatus Nitrosocosmicus franklandus genome contains a region encoding:
- a CDS encoding LeuA family protein, with translation MSLKTDDPNYFAHQYNDSLRDRKKIRILDSTLREGEQHPGVSFSNKQRIQIAWMLDSFGVDQIEISPVVSEDHFEATKVIMKQGLKADIVAHVRAIKSDVDRALDCDTEWVATYMGISDIHLVSKLRISREEAKIRALEVVDYIKSHGLKSRFTMEDASRTEPEFLITMCKEMNQKGIERISIPDTVGIMRPRGMYNLVKLVYDQIDTSKTSIDVHCHNDVGLALANALSGCDAGADQIHTTIDGLGERTGIPSLAETAVVLNLIYKSDNNFRLHMLKDLSRTISDYTKIPIHESKPLVGDSSYKHKAGTHLAAILRNPAAYEIIEPKVVGNRRKIVFGELSGKNGSAYLLSLLGLDSTKENSESLARGLKELRMGDILELFLDEKLERKILNEDYMKNSKEQENVKS, from the coding sequence ATGTCACTAAAAACAGACGATCCTAACTATTTTGCGCATCAATACAACGATTCATTAAGAGACAGAAAAAAAATCAGGATACTTGATTCAACTTTGAGAGAAGGTGAACAGCACCCTGGGGTATCGTTTTCTAATAAACAGAGAATTCAGATTGCTTGGATGTTGGATTCATTCGGGGTCGATCAAATTGAAATTAGCCCTGTGGTTTCAGAGGATCATTTTGAAGCAACCAAAGTCATTATGAAACAAGGATTGAAAGCTGATATCGTAGCACATGTAAGAGCGATCAAGTCTGATGTAGATCGTGCCTTAGATTGTGATACTGAGTGGGTTGCTACGTACATGGGAATATCGGATATCCATCTTGTATCTAAACTTCGAATTTCAAGAGAGGAGGCAAAAATTCGAGCTCTTGAGGTTGTCGATTATATAAAGTCTCATGGACTCAAATCACGCTTTACTATGGAAGATGCTAGCCGTACAGAACCTGAATTCTTGATAACAATGTGCAAAGAAATGAATCAAAAGGGGATTGAACGGATCAGTATTCCAGACACTGTAGGGATTATGAGACCTCGTGGGATGTATAATTTAGTCAAATTAGTATATGATCAGATTGATACTTCAAAGACTTCCATTGATGTACACTGCCATAATGACGTTGGCTTGGCACTTGCAAATGCTTTATCTGGCTGTGATGCTGGTGCCGACCAAATTCATACCACAATTGATGGTCTTGGCGAAAGAACGGGAATCCCATCATTGGCAGAAACTGCTGTAGTACTTAACTTAATCTACAAGTCTGACAACAATTTTAGATTGCATATGTTAAAGGATCTTTCAAGAACAATTTCCGACTATACTAAAATTCCGATTCATGAATCTAAACCCCTTGTAGGTGATAGTTCGTATAAACATAAAGCAGGTACCCATCTTGCAGCGATATTGAGAAATCCAGCGGCGTATGAAATTATTGAGCCAAAAGTAGTAGGAAATAGACGAAAAATTGTATTTGGTGAATTATCTGGAAAGAATGGGTCAGCCTATTTGCTTTCATTATTGGGTTTGGATTCGACCAAAGAGAATTCCGAATCTCTTGCTAGAGGATTAAAGGAATTGCGGATGGGTGATATCTTGGAATTATTTTTGGATGAAAAACTTGAGAGAAAAATACTTAACGAGGATTACATGAAAAATAGTAAGGAACAAGAAAATGTCAAAAGTTAA
- a CDS encoding M20/M25/M40 family metallo-hydrolase, whose translation MKNTLDIYTPSRSESQLANYLKNICMDLGFEQANIDSVGNMVAVRGNGEPIILLCGHMDTVPGIVPVRQEGDYMYGRGASDAKAPLVSMLLAAADVPKQAGTIVFAAVVDEEGNATGIKNLVKDASLKPHYAIFGEPSGIENITISYKGRLEIRLMCDVDNSAHASAPWLAMNAIDEAYVVWNSLKNMFKEIEPKVTQNKADQISYSLTEISGGTSHNVTPQKCRMTIDIRIPTIKTCDGVLSIFDEHITRIQNNLNGVRIRYRVEDKTEPFEANISSPLVRALVLSILDQRKKRPLLLRKTGTGDMNILGNVLNIPVVTYGPGDPHSSHTTDERVYIPDYLDGIEVYKNALLHMVRLHKNLKTKPLDH comes from the coding sequence TTGAAGAATACTCTTGATATTTATACTCCATCAAGATCAGAATCTCAACTTGCAAATTACTTAAAGAATATTTGTATGGATCTAGGTTTTGAACAAGCAAATATTGATAGCGTAGGTAACATGGTGGCAGTTAGAGGTAACGGTGAACCAATAATTCTTCTTTGTGGTCATATGGACACTGTTCCGGGTATAGTACCGGTTAGACAAGAGGGAGATTATATGTACGGTCGAGGTGCCTCTGATGCCAAGGCTCCTTTAGTTTCTATGCTACTGGCCGCTGCAGATGTCCCAAAACAAGCTGGAACGATTGTTTTTGCAGCGGTAGTAGACGAAGAGGGTAATGCAACCGGTATCAAGAATCTCGTAAAAGATGCTTCTTTAAAACCGCATTATGCTATATTCGGGGAACCTAGTGGTATTGAAAATATTACCATTTCTTATAAAGGACGCCTCGAAATTCGTTTAATGTGTGACGTAGATAATAGTGCACACGCTAGCGCTCCGTGGTTGGCAATGAATGCTATAGACGAGGCTTATGTGGTATGGAATAGTTTGAAAAATATGTTTAAAGAAATTGAGCCTAAAGTAACGCAGAACAAGGCAGATCAGATAAGTTATAGTCTTACCGAAATAAGCGGTGGCACAAGCCATAACGTTACGCCTCAAAAATGCAGAATGACTATAGATATTCGTATTCCAACCATAAAGACATGTGATGGTGTATTGTCAATATTTGATGAACATATAACCAGGATTCAGAATAATCTAAATGGAGTACGTATTAGATACCGTGTAGAGGATAAGACTGAACCATTTGAAGCAAATATATCATCTCCATTAGTAAGAGCCCTAGTTTTGTCAATTTTAGACCAAAGAAAAAAAAGACCATTACTGTTAAGAAAAACAGGGACCGGGGATATGAATATTTTGGGAAATGTCCTGAATATTCCTGTAGTAACTTATGGACCAGGTGATCCTCATTCATCTCATACAACGGATGAAAGAGTTTATATTCCAGACTATTTGGATGGCATAGAAGTTTATAAGAATGCCTTACTACATATGGTAAGGCTTCATAAAAATCTAAAGACAAAACCCCTTGATCATTAG
- the lysM gene encoding HTH-type transcriptional regulator LysM, producing MADTNSNSIDDKILGILKNDSRKPFVEIANSIGMSESAVRRRVKNLQDIGVIKKFTIEMGPSNKTSAITLISVSSAADTAVVSEQLLKLTGVETVYEITGQYDIATIIVAPTILEINSYIDEIRKIEGVSDTNTVIILRTLGNIK from the coding sequence TTGGCTGATACTAATTCAAACAGTATTGATGACAAAATTTTAGGTATTCTAAAGAATGATTCAAGAAAGCCATTTGTAGAAATTGCAAATTCGATTGGAATGTCTGAATCGGCTGTTCGTCGTAGGGTCAAAAATTTACAAGATATAGGCGTTATCAAGAAATTTACTATTGAAATGGGCCCATCTAACAAGACTAGTGCCATTACTCTAATTTCTGTAAGTTCGGCTGCAGATACTGCTGTGGTTTCTGAACAGTTGTTGAAATTGACTGGAGTTGAAACAGTGTACGAAATTACAGGTCAGTACGATATCGCAACTATCATTGTAGCTCCCACGATTCTCGAAATAAATTCCTATATCGACGAGATAAGAAAAATAGAAGGAGTATCTGATACCAATACCGTCATCATTTTAAGAACTCTGGGAAATATTAAATAA
- the argC gene encoding N-acetyl-gamma-glutamyl-phosphate reductase, producing MKVGVIGASGFVGGELLRLLVTHPKVEISMVTSRQKAGEYVHRIHPSLKSFINLTFSDMNLDKLTDSCDIVFVSVPHGKSNQIVNDLFKRGVKIIDLSADFRLKNPQDYVKWYGWEHPYPDLLSKSVYGVPEFHREKIKGAQLVACPGCMAVTSLLALKPLIENDVLDTDHIIVDSKIGSSGAGGQAGSATHHAMRYGVIRPYKPAKHRHTGEIEQELNLLSNKKIHVSMTPHAVNMVRGILTTNHAFLKKNLSELEIWKLYRNIYGKEIFVRLIRDKNGIYKFPDPKFVIASNFCDVGFDLDEENNRIVAMSASDNLMKGAAGSAVQNLNVMAGFDEITGLRFTPVTPV from the coding sequence ATGAAAGTTGGAGTAATAGGCGCATCTGGATTTGTGGGAGGCGAACTGCTACGATTGTTAGTTACTCACCCAAAGGTAGAGATATCTATGGTTACCTCCAGACAAAAGGCTGGTGAATATGTTCACAGAATTCATCCAAGTTTAAAGAGTTTTATTAATCTCACATTTTCAGATATGAACTTAGATAAGTTGACAGATAGTTGTGATATAGTTTTTGTTTCAGTTCCACATGGTAAGTCTAATCAGATAGTAAATGACCTTTTTAAGAGAGGTGTAAAAATTATTGATCTTTCGGCCGATTTTAGATTGAAAAATCCACAAGATTATGTAAAGTGGTATGGATGGGAACATCCGTATCCTGACTTGCTTTCAAAGTCTGTATATGGCGTCCCCGAATTTCATCGTGAGAAGATCAAGGGGGCCCAACTAGTAGCTTGCCCTGGATGCATGGCAGTCACATCTCTATTGGCGCTGAAGCCTCTAATTGAAAATGACGTATTGGACACCGATCATATAATAGTTGACAGTAAAATAGGATCATCAGGTGCAGGAGGGCAAGCAGGATCTGCTACCCATCATGCTATGCGTTATGGGGTAATCCGTCCTTATAAACCAGCAAAACATCGTCACACTGGAGAGATTGAGCAAGAGTTGAATTTGTTAAGTAATAAAAAAATTCATGTCAGTATGACCCCTCATGCGGTTAATATGGTGAGAGGCATTCTTACGACTAACCATGCCTTTTTGAAAAAGAATCTTAGTGAATTGGAGATATGGAAATTGTATAGAAATATTTATGGAAAAGAAATATTCGTTAGGCTGATTAGAGATAAAAATGGCATATACAAGTTTCCTGATCCTAAATTTGTAATTGCGTCAAACTTTTGTGACGTTGGTTTTGACTTAGATGAGGAGAACAATAGGATCGTGGCGATGTCTGCTTCAGATAATTTGATGAAAGGCGCGGCCGGGTCTGCGGTTCAAAACCTTAATGTTATGGCCGGATTTGATGAAATTACCGGCCTGAGATTTACTCCCGTAACCCCAGTATGA
- a CDS encoding metallophosphoesterase family protein: MDDIFEIEGSSLDESRKLVQSVTKLHDDQKLQGFFSNIGMTSGDYLHFQIPRNLVVVGDIHGDLNSLQKILDEFEWENYLQSEENVVLFLGDYIDRGQYSLEVVLSLCKLKYLFPNNVFLLRGNHEAFDYFPFSSFSFPEEIKAKFGNEGEEFYLKHIRTFFDSLFVFCEIDSFALLVHGGLPIVEDLKFFENYKFHLSKITVQKGLMEEILWNDPRELGKTRWLFSNRGLGKYFGKRVTDLWLNQTGCKFVIRGHEPCKGFKTDHESKVLTLFSSKQPYPKFESAFLKMSRDEILKTTDYKFKIDSFVKRI, from the coding sequence TTGGATGATATATTTGAAATTGAAGGATCAAGTTTAGATGAATCAAGAAAGCTAGTTCAATCTGTAACTAAATTACATGATGATCAAAAACTACAAGGATTCTTTTCTAATATCGGAATGACATCTGGTGATTATTTACATTTTCAAATTCCTCGCAATTTGGTTGTGGTTGGGGATATTCATGGAGATTTAAACAGCCTTCAAAAAATATTGGATGAATTTGAATGGGAGAATTATCTTCAATCAGAGGAAAATGTAGTGTTATTTTTAGGTGATTACATAGATCGAGGACAGTATTCGCTGGAAGTTGTTTTGAGTTTATGTAAGTTAAAGTATCTCTTTCCAAATAACGTATTTCTTTTGAGAGGTAACCATGAAGCTTTTGATTATTTTCCTTTTTCTAGTTTTAGTTTTCCAGAGGAAATCAAGGCAAAATTTGGTAACGAGGGTGAAGAGTTTTATTTAAAACATATAAGAACATTTTTTGATTCACTGTTTGTATTTTGTGAGATTGATTCATTTGCACTCTTAGTACACGGTGGATTGCCAATAGTAGAAGACCTAAAATTCTTTGAAAATTATAAATTTCATTTATCTAAAATAACAGTACAAAAAGGATTAATGGAAGAAATTTTGTGGAATGATCCGCGTGAACTGGGTAAAACTAGATGGCTGTTTTCGAATCGTGGATTGGGCAAATATTTTGGCAAAAGGGTTACTGATTTATGGCTAAATCAAACTGGTTGTAAATTTGTAATTAGAGGCCATGAACCATGCAAAGGCTTTAAGACAGATCATGAAAGCAAAGTATTGACTCTTTTCTCATCAAAACAACCTTATCCAAAGTTTGAATCTGCGTTCCTAAAGATGTCTCGGGATGAGATACTAAAAACCACCGATTATAAGTTCAAAATAGATTCTTTTGTTAAGAGAATCTAG
- the dph5 gene encoding diphthine synthase, with protein sequence MLYIIGIGISEFESLTINSLEVIKKCDDVYLERFTGFISDEFIKKLDEEIGKTSRRNDSGTTVGIKIVKRWFIEDGREILQKARLSDICILVYGDPLIATTYNELLVRAKKETVKVCVIHSSSGILSLIGESGLQPYKFGKMVTMMDDPMSSITVYNTIYDNMCNGLHTLVLTEYNNDDGHANSNYNSDPFFLSPKRVIELLLEREKEMKSLNFSLDTYGLVASKIGETNSVVLAGRMESLLELDYQGGPNSVIIPASLHFTEEEYIINLTKMLDPPTDNTKHLSRLATRMLDKYIPNAKLALSNLNAIINSEIPELTRDYQLVLENAENYLRDAQTFYNQGKLELAILSIGYAEGLIDAIRFQKNLNPW encoded by the coding sequence ATGCTCTACATCATTGGAATTGGGATATCTGAGTTTGAATCCTTGACGATAAATTCCCTAGAGGTTATAAAGAAATGTGATGATGTATACCTAGAAAGATTCACCGGTTTCATTTCAGATGAATTCATAAAGAAACTTGATGAAGAAATAGGCAAGACTTCAAGAAGAAATGATTCTGGCACTACAGTTGGAATAAAAATTGTTAAACGGTGGTTTATAGAAGACGGGAGGGAAATTCTTCAAAAAGCTCGATTGTCTGATATCTGTATACTAGTATACGGGGATCCGTTAATAGCAACTACTTATAACGAATTACTTGTCAGGGCAAAAAAAGAGACCGTGAAAGTTTGTGTCATTCATTCGTCATCGGGGATTCTCTCATTGATCGGTGAATCTGGTCTGCAACCATACAAATTTGGCAAAATGGTAACTATGATGGACGATCCTATGTCATCAATTACTGTATATAATACCATTTACGATAACATGTGTAATGGTCTCCATACACTTGTGCTGACAGAATACAATAATGATGATGGACATGCTAACTCTAATTATAATTCTGATCCATTCTTTTTGTCCCCGAAAAGAGTTATAGAACTTTTATTAGAGAGAGAAAAGGAAATGAAATCTCTAAACTTTTCGCTCGATACTTATGGGCTGGTGGCAAGTAAAATTGGCGAAACGAATTCCGTTGTCTTGGCCGGAAGAATGGAATCGTTATTGGAATTGGATTATCAGGGGGGTCCAAACTCTGTAATTATTCCGGCATCCTTACACTTTACGGAGGAAGAATACATCATAAATTTAACTAAAATGCTAGATCCTCCAACAGACAATACCAAACATCTTTCTCGTCTAGCAACTCGTATGCTAGATAAATATATTCCAAACGCAAAGCTAGCATTGTCGAATTTGAATGCTATAATTAATTCTGAAATACCCGAGCTGACGAGGGATTATCAACTGGTATTGGAAAATGCAGAAAACTATCTAAGGGATGCACAAACATTTTACAACCAAGGTAAATTAGAATTAGCGATATTGAGCATCGGTTATGCCGAGGGATTGATTGATGCAATTAGATTTCAAAAAAACTTGAATCCATGGTAG
- a CDS encoding RAD55 family ATPase, which produces MSDSNSESFNNMTSHQSHNEVSSIRKYTIKRNNMGHLPSEILKFVKNESYSLLVKGKPGTGKTTFALTLLDNLHDDSNYFYISTRLSLKQLTFYYPWIEKFFSKDENKSGYRFEDARLDEPESLFERITNQLMDVKSPVIFIDTWDTIASFMDKESRLNNERVLQIWRERAGAKLIFLSETFDLGILDSISDGVITLENHFNKANNNRLLKINKLRGLPILCNTYSYSLYKGIFFSSDLVSHLNLFESYQKVRPYYKRRLRLSNTRSISDNQDFLYLKEENLLIQNNIIRITHDDSLSQEVFLSVLLKPIIIWLGLSNGNRLMINNFDKNIRESFKKILNHHLSEDVYKQKVIEQEIDFTDPHGIKLARGDEDSRRGNSNNQYVIKSFQNKEYQSNSKDLFFELKNSLSSRNQIRILNVFNTNDLEPLLSDDSFLDLLSESFAINVLIKSNPLSWSPSKKSKSCMECELKTVGKNLIFEINKYSTSRYQMIVDKDGLFVNWHPIL; this is translated from the coding sequence ATGTCAGATAGCAATTCAGAATCATTTAACAACATGACCAGTCACCAATCTCACAATGAAGTTAGTAGCATTAGAAAATATACAATAAAGAGGAATAATATGGGTCATTTGCCATCTGAGATTCTAAAATTTGTCAAAAATGAGTCCTATTCGTTATTAGTTAAAGGCAAACCAGGGACAGGTAAAACAACTTTTGCCCTAACTCTTTTAGATAACCTGCATGACGATAGCAATTATTTTTATATCTCAACTAGACTGTCTTTGAAGCAATTAACCTTCTATTATCCATGGATTGAAAAATTTTTTTCAAAGGATGAAAATAAATCAGGATATCGCTTTGAAGATGCACGTCTCGACGAGCCAGAGTCACTATTTGAAAGGATTACAAACCAATTAATGGATGTCAAATCACCGGTCATTTTTATCGATACCTGGGACACAATAGCATCCTTCATGGATAAAGAATCTAGATTGAACAACGAAAGGGTTTTGCAAATATGGCGAGAAAGAGCTGGAGCTAAGTTGATCTTTTTGAGTGAAACATTTGACTTGGGAATATTGGATTCTATTTCTGATGGTGTGATTACTTTAGAAAATCATTTTAATAAAGCGAATAATAATAGATTATTAAAAATAAATAAGCTTAGAGGACTCCCGATTCTCTGCAACACTTATTCCTATTCGCTTTATAAAGGGATCTTCTTTTCCTCTGATCTTGTATCTCACTTGAATTTATTTGAATCATATCAAAAGGTTAGGCCATATTATAAAAGAAGGTTACGTCTTTCTAATACAAGATCTATTTCAGATAATCAAGATTTCCTTTATTTAAAGGAAGAAAATCTTTTGATACAAAACAATATCATTAGGATTACTCATGACGATAGCTTGAGTCAAGAAGTCTTTTTGTCCGTTTTGTTAAAACCTATTATCATTTGGCTGGGTCTCTCTAATGGAAATAGACTGATGATTAATAACTTTGACAAGAATATTCGTGAGTCATTTAAGAAAATCTTGAATCATCACTTGTCTGAAGATGTCTACAAACAAAAAGTAATTGAACAAGAAATTGATTTTACAGACCCTCATGGAATAAAATTGGCAAGGGGAGATGAAGATTCTAGACGTGGAAATTCCAACAATCAGTACGTAATAAAATCATTCCAGAACAAGGAATATCAATCAAACTCGAAGGATCTTTTCTTCGAATTAAAAAATTCATTGAGTAGTAGAAATCAAATTAGAATTCTAAATGTTTTTAATACAAATGATTTAGAACCTTTATTATCTGATGATTCTTTCTTGGATCTTTTGAGTGAAAGCTTTGCAATAAATGTTTTAATTAAAAGTAATCCATTATCTTGGTCTCCATCAAAGAAGTCAAAAAGCTGCATGGAATGTGAACTAAAAACCGTAGGAAAAAATCTCATATTTGAGATTAATAAATACAGTACGAGTCGATATCAAATGATTGTAGATAAAGATGGTTTATTTGTAAATTGGCACCCGATTTTATAG
- the lysX gene encoding lysine biosynthesis protein LysX: protein MGTVNIEEDESSLYILFDNIRWEEKSIIEKAKELGRKLQTIDCKDLILFLNDDFNVFKDKIILQRCVSYFRSLHSTAGLEGLGARMINSLHTAFMCGNKLISHLELQKNGILTPKAMCAFTSESSVKGLDKFGYPVVIKPTVGSWGRLIGLINDKESAKTVLEDREHMFPIYHISYFEEFIKRPPRDIRAIVIGDEVVAAIYRYSGENEWKTNMALGGRALPCPITKEIEDICIKSAKIFKGDIVGVDLMESEKYGLVVHEINNTTEFKNTVKVTGVDIPKLIIDHMENLLKK from the coding sequence TTGGGGACAGTAAATATAGAGGAAGATGAATCTTCTCTCTATATCCTTTTTGATAATATCCGTTGGGAGGAGAAATCCATAATTGAAAAGGCCAAAGAACTGGGGCGGAAATTACAGACCATAGATTGTAAAGATCTAATCCTCTTTCTAAATGACGACTTTAACGTATTCAAAGATAAAATTATACTTCAGAGATGTGTAAGTTACTTTAGAAGCTTACATTCTACGGCTGGTCTCGAAGGACTAGGGGCACGAATGATTAATTCCCTGCACACAGCATTTATGTGCGGAAATAAACTAATATCACATCTTGAGTTACAAAAAAATGGAATATTAACACCCAAAGCCATGTGTGCTTTTACATCAGAGTCCTCTGTAAAGGGTTTAGACAAATTCGGTTATCCTGTAGTAATTAAACCTACTGTAGGAAGTTGGGGTAGATTAATAGGTTTAATCAATGATAAAGAATCCGCAAAAACAGTTTTAGAAGATAGGGAACACATGTTTCCTATTTATCACATAAGTTACTTTGAAGAATTCATTAAACGTCCTCCTCGTGATATAAGAGCCATTGTAATAGGGGACGAAGTTGTGGCCGCAATTTATCGATATTCTGGTGAGAATGAGTGGAAAACTAATATGGCGCTAGGAGGTCGTGCGTTACCATGTCCAATAACAAAAGAAATAGAGGATATTTGTATAAAGTCTGCGAAGATTTTTAAGGGTGATATTGTTGGAGTGGATCTTATGGAAAGTGAAAAGTATGGACTAGTTGTTCATGAAATAAATAACACTACAGAATTTAAGAACACAGTTAAGGTAACCGGAGTTGATATTCCAAAACTTATAATCGACCATATGGAAAATTTACTAAAAAAATAA
- a CDS encoding [LysW]-aminoadipate/[LysW]-glutamate kinase: MIVIKIGGSIVEGLNPTILDDFYDLVKNDKVVIVHGGGKDVTETANRMGKEQKFIVSPDGKRSRYTDKETSLIYTMVMSGKISKNITAMLEKRGILSVGVTGIDGEMIRAERKKKLLILNEKGRKMIIEGGYTGKVSTVNPHLINTLLDKGYIPVISPVALGEDYEFLNIDGDRAAASVAGALNADVVIFITNVSGLLMDDKLVTNLSLDEARNLLPKIGPGMEKKVFACTEALALGVKKAIIASGSVQNPIKMALENKGCTVIS, encoded by the coding sequence ATGATAGTAATTAAGATTGGAGGTAGTATTGTAGAGGGTTTGAACCCGACTATTCTTGATGATTTTTATGATTTAGTAAAGAATGATAAAGTAGTAATCGTGCATGGTGGAGGCAAAGATGTTACGGAAACCGCAAATAGAATGGGAAAGGAACAAAAATTTATAGTCTCACCAGATGGTAAAAGAAGCAGATATACCGATAAGGAAACATCTTTGATTTATACCATGGTAATGTCTGGAAAAATTAGTAAAAACATTACAGCCATGCTAGAAAAACGGGGAATCTTGTCTGTCGGTGTAACTGGTATCGACGGTGAAATGATTCGTGCTGAAAGAAAAAAGAAACTTCTAATACTAAATGAAAAAGGAAGGAAAATGATTATTGAGGGTGGTTATACAGGCAAGGTATCAACAGTCAATCCGCATTTAATAAACACATTATTAGATAAAGGTTACATTCCAGTGATATCTCCTGTAGCATTAGGTGAGGATTATGAGTTTTTGAACATCGATGGTGATAGGGCCGCAGCAAGTGTTGCTGGGGCATTGAATGCAGATGTTGTTATTTTTATAACAAATGTAAGTGGTCTTCTAATGGATGATAAATTAGTTACCAATCTGTCTCTAGATGAAGCCAGAAATTTGCTACCTAAAATAGGACCTGGTATGGAAAAAAAGGTATTTGCATGCACTGAAGCATTGGCTTTAGGTGTGAAAAAAGCTATAATAGCCTCTGGCTCAGTACAAAATCCTATAAAGATGGCATTGGAAAATAAAGGTTGTACTGTGATATCATGA
- a CDS encoding aspartate aminotransferase family protein: MQSLESEEYYVGNLYQRFPVNIVKGRGCRVWDTNGREYLDCMGGYGVALVGHCNDRVVEAITEQARNLITCHMSVYNETRLRFLKKFNSIAPKSLKKTFFTNSGTESVEAALKFSRKFTGKSGIIALNGGYHGKTFGSLSVTYNEKYRKSFLPLLPDVKFISYSEVESIPEIISRTENKIGTVIIEPIQGETGIIMPPPDFLKSVKEICIANDVVLIFDEIQSGLGRTGKMWAGQHWNVEPDIMCLAKGIAGGVPMGVTTMRPEILDSLKVGEHSSTFAGNPLACAAASATLDALVQDNLVGNSERIGKLFKNGLLELKEKYKIIRDVRGMGLMIGVEMRFDVKNILLDGIKNGILLLYSGRNILRLLPPLVMDEDEVNKSLHLIDVLLQNEEKRRLG, encoded by the coding sequence ATGCAGAGTTTAGAATCAGAAGAGTATTATGTTGGAAATCTTTACCAGAGATTTCCAGTCAATATAGTAAAAGGGAGGGGATGTAGAGTCTGGGATACCAATGGAAGAGAGTACCTTGACTGCATGGGCGGTTATGGGGTAGCTCTCGTAGGCCATTGTAATGATCGCGTAGTGGAAGCGATAACTGAACAGGCTCGTAACTTGATAACCTGTCACATGTCTGTATATAATGAAACTCGCTTACGATTTTTAAAAAAATTCAACAGTATTGCTCCAAAAAGCCTAAAAAAGACTTTTTTTACAAATAGTGGAACTGAGTCGGTTGAAGCAGCTCTAAAATTTTCAAGAAAATTTACTGGTAAAAGTGGGATTATCGCTCTAAACGGTGGATATCATGGCAAAACTTTTGGTTCTTTGTCTGTTACATATAATGAAAAATATCGCAAGTCGTTCTTACCTTTACTTCCAGATGTAAAATTTATATCTTACTCTGAAGTTGAATCAATTCCTGAAATTATTTCTAGAACGGAAAACAAAATTGGAACAGTTATAATTGAACCAATTCAAGGGGAAACTGGAATAATCATGCCCCCACCAGATTTCTTGAAATCCGTTAAGGAAATATGCATAGCCAATGACGTGGTACTTATTTTTGATGAGATTCAATCTGGTTTAGGACGCACAGGAAAAATGTGGGCTGGACAGCACTGGAATGTTGAGCCAGACATAATGTGTCTGGCCAAAGGAATAGCAGGAGGCGTTCCAATGGGTGTTACTACCATGAGGCCAGAAATCTTGGATTCATTAAAAGTTGGAGAACATTCATCAACATTTGCAGGTAATCCATTGGCATGTGCAGCTGCATCTGCTACTTTAGATGCTTTAGTTCAAGATAACCTAGTTGGAAATTCCGAAAGAATTGGTAAACTTTTTAAGAACGGTTTATTGGAATTGAAGGAAAAATATAAAATTATTCGTGATGTCCGCGGTATGGGATTGATGATAGGGGTGGAAATGAGATTTGATGTTAAGAATATACTCCTTGATGGTATTAAGAATGGTATCTTGTTGCTTTATTCTGGTAGAAACATTTTAAGATTGTTGCCGCCGTTAGTTATGGACGAAGACGAAGTGAACAAATCATTACATCTGATAGATGTTTTATTACAAAATGAGGAGAAAAGGCGGCTTGGCTGA
- the lysW/argW gene encoding alpha-aminoadipate/glutamate carrier protein LysW → MSKVNCKECDAEITIPADSMQGEIVTCPDCGESFELVKSGEEFSIKPAQVVGEDWGQ, encoded by the coding sequence ATGTCAAAAGTTAATTGTAAGGAATGTGACGCAGAGATTACAATTCCAGCAGACTCGATGCAAGGCGAAATTGTCACTTGCCCGGATTGTGGTGAAAGCTTTGAATTGGTTAAATCCGGAGAGGAATTCAGCATCAAACCTGCACAAGTAGTTGGAGAAGATTGGGGACAGTAA